In the genome of Dehalobacter sp., one region contains:
- the spoVAC gene encoding stage V sporulation protein AC yields the protein MSESKLRPPSVAVTQEEYKQLTEKFSPKPTVLKNVLSAFVVGGIICSFGQMIVNFYMNYIGLAKTAAQTAGTATLIIIGAILTGLGVYDTIVKYGGAGGIIPVTGFANSMVSPALEYKREGYVFGVGGKLFTIAGPVLVYGITSSIIVGLIYLLIR from the coding sequence TTGTCGGAATCAAAACTCCGTCCTCCATCCGTTGCGGTGACCCAGGAGGAATATAAACAATTAACAGAAAAGTTTTCGCCAAAACCAACGGTTTTGAAAAATGTGCTGTCAGCATTTGTTGTCGGCGGAATCATCTGCAGCTTTGGTCAGATGATTGTCAATTTTTACATGAATTACATCGGGCTGGCTAAAACAGCTGCTCAGACAGCAGGAACAGCGACGCTGATAATAATAGGGGCTATTTTGACCGGTCTCGGTGTTTATGACACGATTGTCAAATACGGGGGAGCCGGAGGGATCATTCCCGTGACCGGTTTTGCAAATTCGATGGTTTCACCGGCACTTGAATATAAGAGAGAAGGTTATGTGTTCGGTGTAGGCGGGAAGCTTTTTACGATTGCCGGCCCAGTTTTGGTTTATGGAATTACAAGTTCAATCATTGTCGGCTTGATCTATTTATTAATCAGATAA
- a CDS encoding anti-sigma factor antagonist (This anti-anti-sigma factor, or anti-sigma factor antagonist, belongs to a family that includes characterized members SpoIIAA, RsbV, RsfA, and RsfB.), with protein sequence MKKRIERQTLHLYLEGELDMKNASELKSVIDLDIEKKGVRTVILHLDDLRFIDSSGLGVILGRYKKLLPLEGKLKIANAPPHIYRIMELSGLPKIIEFLPKEPAV encoded by the coding sequence ATGAAAAAAAGAATTGAACGACAAACCCTGCATTTATATCTTGAAGGCGAACTCGATATGAAGAATGCCAGTGAATTAAAAAGCGTGATTGACCTGGATATAGAGAAAAAAGGAGTCAGGACGGTGATCCTGCATCTGGATGATCTCCGTTTCATTGACAGTTCCGGTCTAGGGGTTATCTTGGGACGATATAAAAAACTGCTTCCTCTTGAAGGAAAACTTAAAATTGCCAATGCTCCGCCGCATATTTACCGGATCATGGAACTGTCGGGGCTTCCCAAAATTATAGAATTTTTACCAAAAGAACCTGCCGTATAA
- the spoIIAB gene encoding anti-sigma F factor translates to MEVNKIILTFSSLPQNVTIARMLASSLGAQMDLALSELEELKVAVSEAVSNAIIHAYSNAPDQFVTLELEADETKISIQVTDNGCGIPDVNQAMQASYSTDPDRMGLGFIFMQSFMDELRVESEVNKGTKVLMVKYLSHNRPSSH, encoded by the coding sequence ATGGAAGTCAATAAAATAATTCTGACATTCTCGAGTCTGCCGCAGAATGTAACAATCGCCCGCATGCTGGCCTCTTCGCTTGGAGCCCAAATGGATTTGGCCTTAAGCGAGCTTGAAGAACTGAAAGTCGCTGTCTCTGAAGCAGTTTCCAATGCAATCATTCATGCTTACAGCAATGCACCTGATCAATTTGTCACGTTAGAGCTGGAGGCAGATGAAACGAAGATCTCCATACAGGTAACCGATAACGGCTGCGGTATCCCCGATGTGAATCAGGCCATGCAAGCTTCTTATTCTACGGACCCTGACAGAATGGGACTTGGTTTTATCTTTATGCAGTCCTTCATGGATGAACTGCGGGTTGAATCTGAAGTTAACAAAGGAACCAAAGTATTGATGGTGAAATACTTAAGCCACAACCGTCCGTCCTCTCATTAA
- the sigF gene encoding RNA polymerase sporulation sigma factor SigF: MIQRLSDMNLPRFPLLSEQELMELLHKAQNGDIDARERLVNCNLKLIFNMIQRFSHRGYDLEDLFQIGTIGLIKAIDKFDFSYGVKFSTYAVPMIIGEIRRFLRDDHPIKVPRSYKELVYKINRSREKLSSELNREPTLNEIAEDIGTPSEDIILAIEAVQSPSSIHDTLYQDDSDPIYVIDQIPQEKDADPGWFEKIALQEVLDKLPGREKEVLYQRFFEDRTQNEIAKVMNLSQVQISRIERAALLHLKQILNDSPSEYE, translated from the coding sequence ATGATTCAACGACTTTCAGATATGAACCTGCCCCGTTTTCCCCTGCTCTCCGAACAAGAATTGATGGAGCTTTTGCACAAAGCCCAAAATGGCGACATCGATGCCCGGGAGCGTTTGGTCAATTGTAATTTGAAGCTCATTTTTAATATGATCCAGCGTTTTTCCCACAGGGGATATGATCTGGAGGATCTCTTTCAGATCGGCACCATTGGCCTAATCAAAGCCATCGATAAATTTGATTTCTCGTACGGTGTTAAATTTTCTACGTACGCCGTACCGATGATCATTGGAGAAATCCGAAGATTTTTAAGAGATGACCATCCGATTAAAGTTCCACGTTCTTATAAAGAGCTGGTTTACAAAATCAACCGTTCCCGAGAAAAGCTTTCTTCGGAATTAAATAGAGAACCCACGCTGAACGAAATTGCAGAAGATATTGGCACCCCGAGCGAAGATATTATACTCGCCATCGAAGCAGTGCAAAGCCCGTCGTCGATACATGATACGCTTTATCAGGACGATTCCGATCCTATTTATGTGATTGATCAAATTCCGCAGGAGAAGGATGCCGATCCGGGATGGTTTGAAAAAATTGCCTTGCAGGAAGTTCTCGATAAACTGCCCGGAAGGGAGAAAGAGGTTCTGTATCAGCGATTCTTTGAGGACAGAACGCAAAATGAAATTGCTAAAGTCATGAACCTCTCCCAAGTCCAGATTTCCAGGATCGAACGCGCGGCCTTACTCCATTTAAAGCAGATTCTGAACGACAGTCCTTCTGAATACGAGTAG
- a CDS encoding D-alanyl-D-alanine carboxypeptidase — MPKFCLRMLTVVLAAACLLGWIAAPVKAANIETSAESAILMDAATGKILYEKNAHKELPPASVTKLMTMLLAAEAVEEGKVKLTDTVTASENASSLGGSQIYLEPGEKFTLKELLISIAVGSANDACVAVAEHISGTHEEFVDSMNRKAKELGLKNTHFANAYGLPAEGHYTSAYDLAILGREALKYQLVSQLTSMKEYELRNGDFKLWNTNKLLWWYEGTDGFKTGWTQEAKYCLASTVKRDGLRLICVVMGVPQVRGHFQESMKMYNYGFANYVYKEFAPAGSKQGEVIVHKGKLQTVDLVSQEAVGLCVEKGKEKECRIETRYFANPVSAPIAKGQQLGEMIIYCGQKEAASIKLVAGEAVGKAGLLEMFKRTVRQSYSMTPPIYAN, encoded by the coding sequence ATGCCTAAATTTTGTTTACGGATGCTGACAGTGGTTCTGGCCGCGGCATGTTTGCTCGGATGGATTGCGGCGCCGGTAAAGGCCGCAAATATTGAGACATCTGCTGAAAGTGCCATTCTTATGGATGCGGCAACGGGCAAAATTCTTTATGAAAAGAATGCTCACAAGGAACTGCCTCCGGCAAGCGTTACGAAGCTGATGACAATGCTGCTGGCAGCAGAAGCTGTCGAAGAGGGCAAAGTCAAACTGACCGACACGGTGACGGCGAGTGAGAATGCCTCTTCTCTCGGCGGATCGCAAATATATCTTGAACCAGGAGAGAAGTTCACCCTGAAAGAACTCTTGATCTCGATCGCAGTAGGGTCGGCAAATGATGCCTGCGTGGCTGTTGCGGAACATATCTCAGGAACCCATGAGGAATTCGTGGATTCGATGAACAGAAAGGCCAAGGAATTAGGACTTAAGAATACCCATTTTGCCAACGCATACGGACTGCCGGCTGAGGGGCATTACACGAGTGCCTATGATCTGGCGATTTTAGGCAGGGAAGCACTCAAATACCAGCTGGTATCACAGCTGACATCCATGAAGGAATATGAACTGCGCAACGGCGATTTTAAATTATGGAACACCAATAAACTTTTATGGTGGTATGAGGGAACCGATGGATTTAAGACCGGCTGGACGCAGGAAGCGAAATACTGCTTGGCCTCAACCGTAAAAAGAGATGGCCTGAGACTGATCTGTGTTGTCATGGGAGTCCCGCAGGTCAGAGGCCATTTTCAGGAGTCTATGAAGATGTACAATTATGGTTTTGCCAATTATGTTTATAAAGAATTTGCCCCTGCCGGTTCCAAACAGGGAGAAGTCATTGTTCATAAAGGGAAGCTGCAAACAGTTGACCTTGTCAGTCAGGAAGCTGTCGGCTTGTGTGTTGAAAAAGGGAAGGAGAAAGAATGCCGGATTGAAACCAGGTATTTTGCAAACCCGGTATCCGCACCAATTGCCAAGGGACAGCAGCTCGGAGAGATGATCATTTATTGCGGCCAGAAAGAAGCAGCCAGCATAAAGCTTGTAGCTGGAGAAGCAGTTGGAAAAGCAGGACTGCTGGAGATGTTCAAGCGTACGGTCCGGCAGTCCTACAGCATGACCCCGCCGATCTATGCCAACTAG
- a CDS encoding CoA-binding protein has translation MKEAKTIYAFSGSLDTSMRYAVYASSDRFLKHKHAWKAAHCLKYFGCRVYLVAPDLKTFEGSRVYPDLSALQGRVDVVVPCLRAELIQDIVRKTVECEAKAIWFQEQNWTPELDAACVENEIEVVRGCVLKHKTYPRPFAYLNPCYWHGWKVSKVPGKHQRS, from the coding sequence ATGAAAGAAGCCAAGACGATCTATGCGTTTTCCGGCAGTCTGGATACAAGTATGCGGTATGCTGTCTATGCCAGTTCAGACCGTTTTCTGAAGCATAAGCATGCTTGGAAAGCAGCCCATTGTCTTAAGTACTTTGGCTGCAGGGTCTACCTGGTTGCTCCGGATCTAAAAACATTTGAAGGGAGCAGGGTTTATCCGGATTTAAGCGCACTTCAGGGTAGAGTTGATGTTGTGGTTCCGTGCCTTAGGGCGGAGCTGATTCAGGACATTGTCAGGAAAACTGTGGAATGCGAGGCCAAAGCAATCTGGTTTCAGGAACAGAATTGGACACCTGAACTTGACGCAGCGTGTGTGGAGAATGAAATCGAAGTGGTTCGCGGTTGCGTTTTGAAACATAAAACCTATCCAAGACCATTTGCGTATCTGAATCCTTGTTATTGGCACGGCTGGAAGGTTAGTAAAGTACCGGGAAAGCATCAGAGGAGTTAA